The Prevotella melaninogenica ATCC 25845 genome includes a window with the following:
- a CDS encoding SusC/RagA family TonB-linked outer membrane protein gives MKVSQSRRKHPPFVSGRLAFSFALGLMAFAPSPVLANVDANTSMSVQQQKQSINGVVKDANGDPVIGASILANGTPVGVTDMDGRFSVSVAPGTELKISYVGFATQSVMVRSGVTNYNITLKDENSALSEVVVVGYGTQKKANLSGSVAQLDSKALENRPISNVSSGLQGLLPGITVTGADGAPGLDNGSILVRGVGTLNSASPYILIDGVEAGTLNSLDPEDIASISVLKDASSAAIYGSKASNGVILVTTKRGQNGAPKVSYSGYFGIQNATALMERMNSADAAYYYNKALERSGKAARFSDEAIKKFRDGSDPYNYPNTDWYDLAFKTAWQNRHSVNITGGNEYVKYLASAGYLKQSSILPNAGREQFNGRANLDMVLSKRITAHLNLAYIQNNYRDASSAYAGGSSDQIIRQLNIIAPWIVYKYEDGTYGTVSDGNPMAWLESGMTVNRNNRNFTGMIGLDYQILKDLKLTLQGAYVDASQRYSYFQKFIQYNPNKASDPNKLEIAHYDWHRTTFDAFLNYDKSFAKHNFKAMLGWHTERYKYLPDWMYRKNFPNNELTDMNAGDASTQQNAGNTRELSMVSYFGRLNYDYAGRYLFEANFRSDASSRFAEAHRWGFFPSFSAAWRISEEPFMESSKSWLNNLKLRASWGQLGNQDALNDYYPWMNTYNLNAKYPFGGQLTPGYYQGSYHLETISWERSTTWGVGLDFTLFGGLTGSLDYYNRKTTGIIMNVSAPAEFALGAYKDNIGALRNQGVELSLAYAKQLNKDWTINVGANFAYNKNKILNLGEGTEYIGSGNRRTAVGQQYNSFFMYKATGKFFNSQQEADDYTAKYGNPFGRKFMAGDLIYEDTNGDDKLDSNDRIYTKHTDIPAITYGFNLGATWKNIDLSMIWQGVGAVSHIYNREVLGEFSGDASHPSTLWKDSWTDDNHNAKLPRVFETGNSPSDMTRAMSTFWLWNTAYLRLKTLQLGYTLPKSALKAIGLEKVRIYYAGENLLTFDALPFNIDPEVTSERGSSYPLLRSHSIGINITF, from the coding sequence ATGAAAGTAAGTCAGAGTCGCAGAAAGCACCCACCATTTGTTAGTGGTCGCTTAGCTTTCTCCTTTGCACTTGGGTTGATGGCATTTGCACCGTCCCCAGTATTAGCCAATGTGGATGCGAACACGAGTATGAGTGTTCAGCAGCAAAAGCAGAGTATCAATGGTGTAGTGAAAGATGCTAATGGCGACCCAGTCATTGGTGCTTCTATACTGGCAAATGGTACTCCAGTAGGGGTGACCGACATGGACGGTCGCTTCTCAGTCTCTGTCGCTCCGGGTACGGAGTTGAAGATTAGTTATGTTGGTTTTGCCACTCAGAGCGTCATGGTGAGAAGTGGTGTGACGAACTATAACATTACTCTGAAGGATGAGAACAGCGCCTTGAGTGAGGTTGTTGTTGTCGGTTATGGAACTCAGAAGAAGGCAAACCTCTCCGGTTCTGTTGCACAACTCGATAGTAAGGCGCTCGAAAACCGCCCTATCTCTAACGTGTCTTCAGGCTTGCAGGGCTTACTTCCAGGTATCACGGTGACCGGAGCTGACGGTGCGCCGGGTCTTGACAATGGTTCGATTCTTGTGCGTGGTGTGGGAACATTGAACTCCGCTTCACCTTATATATTGATTGATGGTGTTGAAGCAGGAACGCTCAACTCGCTTGATCCAGAGGATATCGCGAGTATCTCAGTTCTGAAGGATGCTTCTTCAGCAGCCATCTATGGTTCAAAAGCATCTAACGGTGTGATTCTGGTAACTACAAAACGAGGGCAGAACGGTGCGCCAAAGGTTAGTTATTCAGGTTATTTTGGTATTCAGAATGCAACAGCCTTGATGGAAAGGATGAATTCTGCCGATGCCGCTTACTATTATAATAAGGCATTGGAGCGTAGTGGTAAGGCAGCACGTTTCTCTGATGAAGCAATTAAGAAGTTCCGTGATGGTTCAGACCCTTACAATTATCCTAATACCGACTGGTACGATCTTGCATTCAAAACCGCTTGGCAGAATCGCCATAGCGTGAACATTACGGGTGGTAATGAGTATGTGAAGTATCTGGCTTCTGCTGGTTATCTCAAGCAGAGCAGTATTCTTCCTAATGCAGGTCGTGAGCAGTTTAATGGTCGTGCGAATCTCGACATGGTGTTGTCAAAGCGCATCACTGCCCATCTTAACCTCGCTTATATCCAAAACAACTATCGCGATGCAAGTAGTGCATACGCTGGTGGAAGTAGCGATCAGATTATTCGTCAGCTGAATATCATCGCGCCTTGGATTGTTTATAAGTACGAAGATGGTACATATGGTACTGTTTCTGATGGTAACCCAATGGCTTGGCTGGAGTCAGGAATGACCGTAAACCGCAACAACCGTAACTTTACGGGTATGATTGGTCTTGACTATCAGATTCTGAAAGACTTGAAGTTGACGCTGCAGGGCGCATATGTTGATGCTTCACAGCGTTACTCTTACTTCCAAAAGTTCATTCAGTATAACCCTAATAAGGCCTCTGACCCTAACAAGTTAGAGATTGCTCACTATGACTGGCATCGTACAACCTTCGATGCGTTCCTAAACTATGACAAGTCATTTGCGAAGCATAACTTCAAGGCTATGCTCGGTTGGCATACTGAACGCTATAAGTATCTGCCAGACTGGATGTATCGTAAGAACTTCCCTAACAACGAACTTACCGATATGAACGCTGGTGATGCTTCGACACAGCAGAATGCTGGTAACACTCGCGAGCTGTCAATGGTGTCTTACTTCGGTCGTCTGAATTACGACTATGCTGGTCGTTACCTCTTTGAGGCAAACTTCCGTTCTGATGCTTCTTCACGCTTTGCGGAGGCTCATCGCTGGGGTTTCTTCCCATCATTCTCTGCTGCATGGCGTATCTCTGAGGAACCATTCATGGAGAGTTCAAAGTCATGGTTGAACAACTTGAAGCTGCGTGCATCATGGGGTCAGCTTGGTAATCAGGACGCTTTGAACGATTACTATCCTTGGATGAACACTTACAACCTCAATGCGAAGTATCCATTTGGTGGTCAGCTCACTCCGGGTTACTATCAGGGTAGCTATCACCTTGAGACAATCTCTTGGGAGCGTTCAACCACATGGGGCGTTGGTCTTGACTTTACCCTCTTCGGTGGTTTGACTGGTTCGTTGGATTACTACAACCGCAAGACGACTGGTATTATCATGAACGTGTCTGCTCCTGCAGAGTTTGCACTCGGTGCTTACAAGGATAATATCGGTGCATTGCGCAATCAGGGTGTTGAGCTTTCATTGGCTTACGCAAAGCAGTTGAACAAGGATTGGACAATCAATGTTGGTGCGAACTTCGCTTACAACAAGAATAAGATTCTCAACTTGGGTGAAGGCACAGAATACATTGGTAGTGGCAACCGCCGTACAGCAGTAGGTCAGCAGTACAATAGCTTCTTTATGTACAAGGCTACTGGTAAGTTCTTCAACTCACAGCAGGAGGCTGACGACTACACAGCGAAGTATGGCAACCCATTCGGACGTAAGTTCATGGCGGGTGACCTTATCTATGAGGACACAAACGGTGATGATAAGCTCGATTCAAACGACCGTATCTACACCAAGCATACTGATATCCCAGCAATTACCTACGGTTTCAATCTCGGTGCAACATGGAAGAACATTGACCTCTCTATGATTTGGCAGGGTGTTGGTGCAGTATCTCATATCTACAATCGTGAGGTACTTGGTGAGTTCTCTGGTGATGCCAGCCACCCTTCAACACTGTGGAAAGACTCATGGACAGACGACAATCACAATGCTAAGTTGCCACGCGTATTCGAGACAGGAAACAGCCCAAGCGACATGACTCGTGCTATGTCAACCTTCTGGTTGTGGAACACAGCCTACTTGCGTTTGAAAACTTTGCAGTTGGGTTACACCCTTCCAAAGAGTGCACTCAAAGCTATTGGACTTGAGAAGGTACGTATCTACTATGCAGGTGAAAACCTCCTTACCTTCGATGCATTGCCATTCAATATTGACCCAGAAGTGACCAGCGAGCGTGGATCATCTTATCCATTGCTGCGCTCACATTCTATCGGTATCAATATCACATTCTAA
- a CDS encoding M6 family metalloprotease domain-containing protein, producing the protein MKKIITLLVSVLLATSSFAIPAMRMWRSFKQADGTILKVMTVGDEHFNYALTEDNIPVLPHNGSYYYARIEDNQLVPSSVLAHDKALRKGKEELVAAAIQQVRQLQKQHEMHVNSKPFGEGLGMTWEGKKKGLVILVEFEDVAFKDPKNVLTLKPREKDVKTLYENMLNKVGYTNDNGAIGSVHDYFLDQSNGKFDLTFDVVGPVKLKHPHQFYGERTANMNDANAPQMIIDACNAIQGQVDFSKYDWDDDGEVEQVYVIYAGEGEATGGESSTIWPHKYSLTDAGLDALTFNGQTINTYACSNEIIRAKVNEKSRIYYSGIGTICHEFSHCLGLPDFYDTRGGSNIGSGRYDLMCGGSYNGGPESLINVYGGTGIGTVPAGYDAYEKAYMGWLKPITLGDEAVEVKNMKGLAEGGDAYFLYNPDTKNEYYIFENRTPHRWDAELPGHGLMVFHVDFDAYSWRMNNLNAASAQRHPRFTIVSADGRLDHDTQNSDPFPTDLNNSLTKSTDPRLSFYTNYNVSSQAGVKQIVRNNDNTISFHFTPLKAATGINNLSADHEQLAETYTLSGVKVADNQNLHNQIVIVKGKKVRK; encoded by the coding sequence ATGAAGAAAATTATAACTCTCTTAGTTAGTGTATTGTTGGCAACATCATCATTTGCTATTCCTGCCATGCGGATGTGGCGAAGCTTTAAGCAGGCTGACGGAACAATCCTAAAGGTGATGACCGTAGGCGATGAGCATTTCAATTATGCGCTGACAGAGGACAACATCCCTGTGTTGCCCCATAATGGCAGCTATTATTACGCGCGTATCGAGGATAATCAGTTGGTACCTTCATCGGTGTTAGCCCATGACAAGGCATTGCGAAAGGGAAAGGAAGAACTCGTTGCGGCAGCCATTCAGCAAGTAAGACAACTGCAAAAACAGCATGAGATGCATGTCAATTCTAAGCCTTTCGGAGAAGGATTGGGAATGACATGGGAGGGTAAAAAGAAAGGACTCGTCATCTTGGTTGAGTTTGAAGATGTGGCTTTCAAAGACCCAAAGAATGTGTTGACACTCAAACCACGTGAGAAAGATGTCAAGACGCTCTATGAGAACATGCTCAACAAGGTGGGATATACCAATGATAACGGTGCTATCGGTAGTGTTCACGACTATTTCCTCGACCAAAGTAATGGTAAGTTCGACCTCACTTTCGATGTCGTAGGACCCGTAAAGCTCAAGCATCCTCATCAGTTTTATGGTGAGCGAACAGCTAATATGAATGATGCGAATGCACCACAGATGATTATTGATGCCTGCAATGCTATTCAAGGGCAGGTAGACTTCAGTAAGTACGACTGGGATGATGATGGCGAAGTAGAGCAGGTTTATGTCATCTATGCCGGTGAGGGTGAGGCGACAGGTGGTGAGTCAAGTACTATCTGGCCACACAAGTATTCCCTTACCGATGCAGGACTTGACGCACTGACATTCAACGGACAAACGATAAATACATACGCTTGTAGCAATGAAATCATTCGTGCGAAGGTGAATGAGAAGTCGCGTATCTACTATTCTGGTATCGGTACTATCTGTCATGAGTTCTCGCATTGTCTCGGATTGCCCGACTTTTATGACACACGTGGCGGCAGTAACATTGGCTCTGGACGATACGATTTGATGTGTGGTGGTAGTTATAACGGTGGACCAGAGAGTCTGATTAACGTCTATGGTGGTACTGGAATCGGTACTGTGCCAGCTGGTTACGATGCTTATGAGAAGGCATATATGGGTTGGTTAAAGCCTATCACACTTGGCGATGAGGCTGTTGAGGTGAAGAATATGAAGGGACTTGCTGAGGGTGGCGATGCCTATTTCCTCTATAATCCAGACACGAAGAATGAATATTATATCTTTGAAAATCGTACTCCTCACCGCTGGGATGCTGAGTTGCCGGGGCACGGACTGATGGTCTTCCACGTTGATTTCGATGCTTATTCATGGCGAATGAACAACCTCAATGCTGCTTCTGCACAGCGTCATCCACGCTTCACGATAGTGTCTGCAGATGGTCGACTCGATCATGACACGCAGAATAGTGACCCATTCCCAACGGATTTGAACAATAGCTTAACGAAGTCTACTGACCCTCGTCTAAGTTTTTATACAAACTATAATGTCAGCAGTCAGGCTGGAGTCAAGCAGATTGTTCGCAATAATGACAATACAATCTCCTTCCACTTTACTCCGCTAAAGGCTGCAACAGGCATTAACAACCTCTCTGCCGACCACGAACAGTTAGCTGAGACCTATACACTCTCTGGTGTAAAGGTTGCGGACAATCAGAATCTCCACAATCAGATTGTGATAGTTAAAGGTAAGAAGGTGAGAAAGTAG
- a CDS encoding GNAT family N-acetyltransferase: protein MEKKQYVEVRLRAMEPEDLDMLYHIENDRSLWNISATNVPYSRYALHNYIADAKNDIYIDGQLRMMIENREQEIVGVIDLVNFDPKHQRAEMGIIIMKPFRQKGYAKAAISALIDYTRNGLHLKQIYAVVDVDNEVSIRCLSSIGFTNGSILKEWLYCDGQYKDARVMQLFI, encoded by the coding sequence ATGGAAAAGAAACAGTACGTGGAAGTCAGACTGAGAGCTATGGAGCCGGAAGACCTCGATATGCTCTATCACATTGAGAACGATCGTAGCCTATGGAACATCAGTGCAACGAATGTTCCCTACAGCCGTTATGCCCTGCATAACTACATTGCTGATGCGAAAAACGATATCTATATCGACGGACAACTGCGTATGATGATTGAGAATCGTGAGCAGGAAATTGTCGGTGTGATAGACCTTGTCAACTTCGATCCAAAGCATCAGCGGGCGGAAATGGGTATTATCATCATGAAACCATTTCGCCAAAAAGGCTATGCAAAGGCGGCTATTTCTGCCTTAATCGATTATACGCGCAATGGGCTACACCTCAAACAAATCTACGCTGTAGTAGACGTTGACAACGAGGTGTCAATCCGCTGTCTTTCGTCCATTGGTTTTACAAATGGTAGTATACTGAAAGAGTGGCTTTATTGCGACGGACAATACAAGGATGCAAGGGTAATGCAACTTTTTATATAA
- a CDS encoding RagB/SusD family nutrient uptake outer membrane protein — protein MKTVRTYILAGVAAFALTSCNDYLTTVPKDAMSPSTTWKTGDDAEKFLVGCYDGWEDGGALLYWDAGSDFAYNNFPWEGFTNIGNGSLSPSSPGWSFYDYTIIGRCNTFLENVDKCVFSSDAVKKDLVAQVKAIRAYNYFRMGFLYGGVPIVKPFTSAQEARVPRNTEQEVKDLVFKDLDEAIADINTSPAARGRIAKGAALAMKMRAALYWGDYQKAKDAAQAIIDLGKYELDPDYTNLFKLAGVDSKEIILAVQYKSGTRPLGTIGQLYNNGDGGWSSVVPTQKCVDNYEMSNGMTITEAGSGYDATHPFHGRDPRMAMTILYPGCDWEGTIFNTLDENVNGKKNPNYPTNAANSSKTALTWRKYLDPKTQYADVWDTEACPIVFRYAEVLLTWAEAENELNGPSANVYAMIDKVRTRVGMPAVDQSKYNTKDKLRELIRRERGSEFAGEGLRRADILRWTSNGKMVAETVLNGPLNRITGTINTSATDPTMRAVVSGSSKVEDRTFQTFNRYLPIPQWNISDNPKLEQNPGYAK, from the coding sequence ATGAAAACTGTAAGAACATATATATTAGCAGGTGTGGCAGCCTTTGCGCTCACATCTTGTAATGACTACCTTACCACTGTGCCGAAGGATGCAATGTCACCATCTACAACATGGAAGACGGGCGACGATGCTGAGAAGTTCCTTGTGGGCTGTTATGATGGTTGGGAAGATGGTGGAGCCCTGCTTTATTGGGACGCTGGCTCTGACTTTGCGTACAACAACTTCCCTTGGGAAGGCTTTACCAATATCGGTAATGGTTCGCTCTCACCATCGTCTCCGGGTTGGTCGTTCTACGATTATACTATCATTGGTAGATGTAACACCTTCCTTGAGAATGTTGATAAGTGTGTATTCAGCAGCGATGCGGTAAAGAAAGACCTCGTTGCGCAGGTGAAGGCTATCCGTGCTTACAACTATTTCCGCATGGGTTTCCTCTATGGTGGTGTGCCAATCGTTAAACCTTTCACCAGTGCTCAGGAGGCACGCGTGCCACGTAATACGGAGCAAGAAGTGAAGGATTTGGTATTCAAAGACCTTGATGAGGCGATTGCTGATATCAATACGTCTCCTGCTGCACGTGGACGTATCGCAAAGGGTGCTGCCTTAGCTATGAAGATGCGTGCTGCTCTCTACTGGGGCGACTATCAGAAGGCGAAGGATGCTGCTCAGGCTATCATCGACTTGGGTAAGTATGAACTTGATCCTGACTACACTAACCTCTTTAAGTTGGCTGGTGTTGACTCAAAAGAAATCATCCTTGCCGTACAGTATAAGAGCGGTACTCGCCCACTGGGCACTATCGGACAGCTCTATAACAATGGCGATGGTGGCTGGTCATCAGTGGTTCCAACACAGAAGTGTGTTGATAACTATGAGATGAGTAATGGTATGACAATCACTGAGGCGGGCTCTGGCTATGATGCAACGCATCCTTTCCATGGTCGTGACCCACGTATGGCAATGACGATTCTCTATCCCGGTTGCGACTGGGAAGGAACTATCTTCAATACCCTCGACGAGAATGTCAATGGTAAGAAGAATCCTAACTATCCAACCAATGCTGCCAACTCATCTAAGACTGCCCTCACATGGCGTAAGTACTTAGATCCAAAGACACAGTATGCTGACGTATGGGACACAGAGGCTTGCCCTATTGTCTTCCGCTATGCAGAGGTGCTCTTGACATGGGCAGAGGCAGAGAACGAGTTGAATGGTCCTTCTGCCAACGTCTATGCAATGATTGACAAGGTGCGTACACGCGTGGGAATGCCTGCTGTTGACCAGTCAAAGTATAACACAAAGGACAAACTTCGTGAGTTGATTCGTCGTGAGCGTGGCTCAGAGTTCGCTGGTGAGGGTCTCCGTCGTGCTGATATCTTACGTTGGACAAGCAATGGTAAGATGGTCGCAGAGACAGTTTTGAATGGTCCATTGAACCGTATCACAGGTACTATTAACACATCTGCTACCGACCCAACCATGCGTGCCGTAGTCAGTGGTAGCAGCAAGGTTGAGGACCGTACGTTCCAAACCTTCAACAGATATCTGCCTATCCCACAGTGGAATATCTCTGATAATCCTAAGTTGGAGCAGAATCCGGGGTATGCGAAGTAA